The following proteins are encoded in a genomic region of Phycisphaerae bacterium:
- a CDS encoding MFS transporter, giving the protein MPQPAEQTTTGAETLKLSWRFPATFWVANIAELFERAAFYGMFIALSMYLTNVVGFTDVSSGWVTAVFSFALYLLPPFMGTIADKIGFRISLIAAFVSLACGYALLGALPNKIAAAFALALIAGGGAIVKPVILGTAAKCSDQLHRARAFSIFYFMVNIGAFGGKTIAAPLRTGFDLPWYGRLELGLVYINYYAATMAVIALLLVALAYRNPDSEGTGKTLSEVIEGFLRVLRNGRFMVLILIVAGFWLIQGQLYASMPKYMIRLLGDSAKPEWLANVNPFVVVLFVMPITQFVRNFKPETSIGIALTIIPLSALTVAMTPLLQAQTGNSVSVLGLFTLHPLTMMVIIGIALQGFAECFLSPKFMEYASRQAPRGEEGLYMGFQNLPVAVSWLVGFIMSGYLLDAFCPDPAKLAATNPLAHAQWKSAIETGSELPSAYASAHYIWYTFAAIGGVALVAMRIFNHITGRTDRLREAMADQTTGA; this is encoded by the coding sequence ATGCCCCAACCGGCCGAACAAACGACCACCGGCGCTGAGACCCTGAAGCTCAGTTGGCGGTTTCCGGCGACATTCTGGGTGGCAAACATCGCCGAGCTCTTCGAGCGGGCCGCGTTCTACGGAATGTTCATCGCCCTTTCAATGTATCTGACCAATGTGGTCGGCTTCACTGATGTTTCGTCCGGATGGGTGACCGCGGTTTTTTCATTCGCGCTGTATCTGCTGCCGCCATTCATGGGAACCATCGCCGACAAGATCGGCTTTCGCATTTCACTGATTGCGGCGTTTGTTTCGCTTGCATGCGGGTACGCCCTGCTGGGCGCGCTGCCGAACAAAATTGCGGCGGCGTTCGCGCTGGCGCTGATCGCCGGCGGCGGTGCGATCGTCAAGCCTGTCATACTTGGTACGGCGGCGAAATGTTCCGACCAACTCCACCGTGCACGCGCGTTCTCGATTTTCTACTTCATGGTCAACATCGGTGCGTTTGGCGGTAAAACGATTGCCGCGCCGCTGCGCACCGGGTTTGATCTGCCGTGGTACGGTCGCCTCGAACTGGGTCTGGTTTACATCAATTACTATGCGGCGACCATGGCGGTCATCGCCCTGCTGCTCGTCGCCCTTGCCTATCGCAATCCCGATTCGGAAGGCACCGGAAAGACACTCAGCGAGGTGATTGAGGGGTTTCTTCGCGTTTTGAGAAACGGTCGATTCATGGTGCTGATTCTCATCGTTGCCGGCTTCTGGCTGATACAAGGCCAGCTCTATGCGTCGATGCCGAAGTACATGATCCGTCTGCTTGGTGACAGCGCGAAGCCCGAATGGCTCGCGAATGTGAATCCCTTCGTTGTCGTGTTATTTGTCATGCCGATTACCCAGTTCGTTCGAAACTTCAAGCCCGAAACGTCCATCGGGATCGCGCTTACAATCATACCGCTTTCGGCACTGACCGTTGCCATGACGCCGCTATTGCAGGCGCAGACAGGTAATTCGGTATCGGTGTTGGGACTTTTCACACTGCACCCGCTCACGATGATGGTGATCATCGGCATCGCGCTTCAGGGATTCGCCGAGTGTTTCCTTTCTCCGAAGTTCATGGAGTATGCCTCGAGGCAGGCGCCCCGCGGAGAAGAAGGACTCTACATGGGATTCCAGAATCTGCCGGTGGCGGTTTCGTGGCTGGTGGGATTCATCATGTCGGGCTACCTGCTTGACGCCTTCTGCCCGGACCCCGCAAAACTGGCTGCGACGAATCCGCTTGCCCATGCCCAATGGAAATCCGCGATCGAAACCGGCAGCGAACTTCCGAGCGCCTACGCAAGCGCCCATTATATCTGGTACACCTTCGCGGCAATCGGTGGCGTCGCGCTGGTCGCAATGAGAATCTTCAACCACATCACCGGGCGGACCGATCGACTTCGCGAGGCGATGGCGGATCAGACAACAGGCGCGTGA
- a CDS encoding phosphatidate cytidylyltransferase — MQQRLLYGSILIAALLALIYFDGQLAPDPPEFLRRIGLIRLDGMLVVGVILALAILGVREMVMLVRAAGRDPLSRWPVLMCVLFIAIPFIAANSTDSALPRLDASGFDGRMTLAAIVTTFIGAAVLVAARKRVEGATDTIGSTLLIILYVGLLASFLVRIRMFAPSGGAWLLLYYVGVVKSCDIGAYFTGRMAGRTKLIEWLSPKKTVEGLAGGVTFSVVVAVAVPTIVRALAEPGSPLAAQLPSSGMAVLFGVTMALVGHAGDLLESLFKREARAKDSASAVPAFGGVLDIIDSPLVTAPFAYWILI; from the coding sequence ATGCAGCAACGCCTGCTCTACGGCTCAATACTCATCGCGGCGCTGCTCGCGCTCATTTATTTCGACGGGCAGCTCGCACCGGATCCTCCGGAATTCCTTCGACGAATCGGATTGATCAGACTGGACGGCATGCTTGTCGTCGGCGTCATCCTGGCGCTCGCGATACTTGGCGTGCGGGAGATGGTCATGCTCGTCCGGGCGGCCGGCCGAGACCCGCTCTCGCGATGGCCGGTTCTGATGTGCGTGCTTTTCATCGCGATTCCATTTATCGCGGCTAACAGCACCGATTCCGCCTTGCCTCGCCTCGACGCCTCCGGCTTCGATGGCAGAATGACCCTGGCGGCGATCGTGACAACCTTCATCGGCGCGGCCGTACTGGTGGCGGCTCGCAAACGGGTCGAAGGCGCGACCGACACCATCGGTTCCACACTGTTAATTATCCTTTATGTGGGCCTGCTTGCATCGTTCCTGGTACGCATCCGGATGTTCGCGCCATCGGGCGGCGCCTGGCTCCTGCTTTACTATGTCGGCGTCGTAAAGAGTTGCGACATCGGCGCCTATTTCACAGGCCGGATGGCGGGCCGAACGAAGCTGATTGAATGGCTGAGTCCGAAGAAAACCGTGGAAGGGCTTGCGGGCGGCGTGACGTTCAGCGTCGTCGTGGCGGTGGCCGTTCCGACCATCGTTCGTGCACTGGCCGAACCGGGTTCGCCGCTGGCGGCGCAACTGCCTTCGTCGGGTATGGCCGTCCTTTTCGGTGTGACAATGGCGCTGGTGGGTCACGCGGGGGATCTGCTGGAGTCGCTATTCAAGCGGGAAGCCAGAGCGAAGGATTCCGCCTCGGCGGTGCCGGCATTTGGTGGCGTACTGGACATTATCGATTCTCCGTTGGTGACGGCTCCTTTTGCGTACTGGATCCTGATATGA
- a CDS encoding PhoH family protein has protein sequence MRVPDISEITITLSGNHDDHMQILGPGDCNLRAVREVLGVRVFARGPNLKISGDAAAVGKAASVFEELQSRLKSQSHLTMDDVGDVLARTSVEPGDSADLIEVFRRTAAVKPRTEGQKEYVRAMLENDLCVCVGPAGTGKTYLAVAVALGLLKAGKIKRIVLARPAVEAGEKLGYLPGDMQAKVNPYLRPLFDAMHDMMDFDQIKRFVANDVIEVCPLAYMRGRTLNNAVIILDEAQNATPQQMLMFLTRLGHHSKMTITGDESQSDLDGKQRSGLADAVRRLSGIEGISVLRLTHADIVRHRLVTKIVHAYNDQPPNGGG, from the coding sequence ATGAGGGTGCCAGACATCTCCGAAATCACGATTACATTAAGCGGCAACCACGACGATCACATGCAGATACTCGGTCCCGGCGACTGCAACCTCCGTGCGGTCCGCGAAGTTCTCGGCGTGCGCGTCTTTGCACGTGGGCCCAATCTGAAAATATCGGGCGATGCAGCGGCCGTCGGAAAGGCCGCATCGGTCTTTGAAGAGTTGCAATCGCGCCTGAAGTCTCAATCTCATCTGACGATGGACGACGTGGGCGACGTGCTGGCACGGACGTCCGTCGAACCTGGAGACTCTGCCGACCTGATCGAGGTGTTTCGTCGGACCGCCGCGGTCAAGCCTCGGACTGAGGGCCAGAAGGAATATGTCCGGGCCATGTTGGAGAACGATCTCTGCGTGTGCGTAGGACCGGCGGGCACGGGCAAGACCTATCTGGCGGTAGCCGTGGCGTTGGGCCTGCTGAAGGCGGGCAAGATCAAGCGCATCGTTCTGGCGAGGCCAGCCGTGGAGGCTGGCGAGAAGCTCGGCTATCTGCCCGGCGACATGCAGGCGAAAGTGAATCCCTATTTGCGTCCGCTCTTTGACGCGATGCATGACATGATGGACTTCGACCAAATCAAGCGATTTGTCGCGAACGATGTGATCGAAGTCTGTCCACTGGCGTACATGCGGGGCCGAACGCTTAACAACGCAGTAATCATCCTAGACGAAGCACAGAACGCGACTCCGCAACAGATGCTCATGTTCCTTACGCGGCTGGGCCATCACAGTAAGATGACCATCACCGGTGATGAGAGCCAGTCCGATCTTGACGGCAAGCAGCGCAGCGGCCTGGCCGATGCCGTGCGAAGACTCTCGGGCATCGAAGGCATTTCGGTTCTGCGGCTGACCCACGCCGACATCGTGCGCCACCGGCTCGTCACCAAGATCGTACACGCCTACAACGACCAGCCGCCAAACGGCGGCGGGTAG
- a CDS encoding thiazole synthase, giving the protein MDPIPLKIGTQSFRSRLFVGTGKYATYEIMRECLEASRCEVVTVAVRRERLFDAQNRSLLDFIDTSRYTILPNTAGCFTADDAIRVARLGRDILEQLNNPGAAWVKLEVLHDRKTLLPDPVATLQATKELVKDGFQVLVYSSDDPASACRLKEAGATSVMPAGSPIGSGQGVLNPNAIRIILEMLKEGDPDYPVIVDAGVGTASDVTIAMELGADGVLLNTGIAHAKDAVAMARAMAYALDAGYLAHRAGRIPRKLYATASSPVEGTIVY; this is encoded by the coding sequence ATGGATCCCATCCCCCTGAAGATCGGCACCCAGTCCTTTCGCTCCCGCCTATTCGTCGGAACCGGCAAGTACGCGACCTATGAGATCATGCGCGAATGCCTTGAAGCCAGCCGATGCGAGGTTGTTACGGTGGCCGTCCGCAGGGAGCGACTGTTTGACGCTCAGAACCGCAGCCTGCTCGATTTCATTGATACGTCGCGTTACACCATTCTTCCCAACACCGCCGGCTGCTTTACGGCGGATGATGCCATTCGTGTTGCACGCCTCGGCCGCGACATTCTCGAACAACTGAACAATCCCGGCGCCGCATGGGTAAAGCTCGAAGTTCTCCACGACAGGAAGACGCTCCTTCCCGATCCGGTCGCCACGCTGCAGGCCACGAAAGAGCTCGTGAAAGACGGATTCCAGGTGCTCGTCTATTCCAGCGATGATCCGGCCTCCGCCTGCCGGCTCAAGGAGGCCGGCGCAACCAGCGTCATGCCCGCTGGCAGCCCGATCGGAAGCGGGCAGGGCGTGCTGAATCCCAATGCAATTCGCATCATCCTGGAAATGCTCAAGGAGGGCGATCCGGATTATCCGGTAATCGTCGATGCGGGTGTCGGCACGGCCAGCGACGTTACAATTGCGATGGAGCTGGGCGCTGACGGCGTTCTGCTCAATACGGGCATCGCTCACGCGAAAGATGCCGTCGCGATGGCACGCGCAATGGCTTATGCCCTGGATGCGGGCTACCTCGCGCATCGGGCCGGTCGCATCCCCAGAAAGCTCTACGCCACGGCCAGTTCGCCCGTCGAAGGGACAATCGTTTACTAG
- the thiS gene encoding sulfur carrier protein ThiS translates to MQTESESSPVSTVAVTINLNGTSFTLPSPASIGSLVAIRSPRPPFAVELNKRLVRRPQYESTPLVDGDVVEIVTLVGGG, encoded by the coding sequence ATGCAGACCGAATCGGAATCAAGCCCTGTATCGACCGTTGCCGTGACGATTAATCTGAACGGGACGTCGTTTACTCTGCCATCGCCGGCGTCGATCGGGAGCCTCGTTGCAATTCGATCGCCAAGGCCGCCGTTCGCGGTGGAATTGAACAAGCGGCTCGTACGCCGCCCACAATACGAATCAACGCCGCTTGTCGATGGCGACGTCGTCGAAATTGTTACGCTGGTCGGTGGCGGCTGA
- a CDS encoding PilT/PilU family type 4a pilus ATPase, translated as MEGELHSANDPNPVDIHEVHTQDNIQKPKNPQINRLFKACCKLEASDLHLKANSPPRFRLGGDIRLAQEPPLSSDDIDDLIFEVISERQKKYFFEHGALDFAHQVPGLDRFRVNVFRQRGMTSVAARRVTKNIRTFEELGVPPTLRSLAKLHQGLILLAGITGSGKSTTIAALLNEINENRACHIVTVEDPIEYIFEDKKAFINQREIGIDVQDFHAALKYLMREDPDVVLVGEMRDRETFEAAMHASETGHLVLGTIHASSASQTITRILDLFPEEARGLIRQSLTFNLKAVICQKLLPSIHPQRSRIPCCEIMIVNAVIRKLIAEGRDFEIAAVLKSSIHDGMQDFTEALYQLVQQEYVDVKLAMEVAPSPDELKMRLKGIRTGAGMILG; from the coding sequence ATGGAAGGGGAACTTCATTCAGCCAACGACCCGAATCCGGTTGACATTCATGAAGTTCATACTCAGGACAATATACAGAAGCCGAAGAATCCGCAGATCAACCGCCTTTTCAAGGCGTGCTGCAAGCTCGAAGCGAGCGACCTTCACCTGAAGGCCAATTCTCCACCGCGATTCCGGCTCGGCGGCGATATCCGCCTGGCGCAGGAACCGCCGCTATCGAGCGACGATATCGACGACCTGATCTTCGAGGTCATCAGCGAGCGCCAGAAAAAATATTTCTTCGAGCACGGTGCGCTCGACTTTGCCCACCAGGTGCCGGGACTGGACCGCTTTCGCGTCAACGTCTTTCGACAGCGAGGGATGACGTCGGTGGCGGCACGCCGGGTTACCAAAAACATCCGCACGTTCGAGGAACTGGGTGTTCCGCCCACACTTCGCTCGCTGGCCAAACTGCATCAGGGCCTGATCCTGCTTGCCGGCATTACCGGCTCCGGCAAGTCCACGACGATTGCAGCGCTGTTAAACGAGATCAACGAGAATCGCGCGTGTCACATCGTGACTGTCGAAGACCCGATCGAGTACATCTTTGAAGACAAAAAGGCGTTTATCAATCAACGCGAAATCGGCATCGACGTCCAGGATTTCCATGCCGCACTGAAGTACCTCATGCGCGAAGATCCGGACGTCGTGCTCGTCGGTGAAATGCGAGACCGCGAAACGTTTGAAGCGGCCATGCACGCCTCGGAAACGGGCCACCTCGTGCTGGGAACCATTCACGCGTCCAGCGCCTCTCAGACCATTACCCGCATTCTCGACCTCTTTCCGGAAGAGGCGCGCGGACTGATCCGACAGTCGTTGACCTTCAACCTGAAGGCCGTGATCTGTCAGAAGCTGCTGCCAAGCATCCATCCGCAGCGATCGCGCATTCCATGCTGTGAAATCATGATCGTAAATGCGGTCATTCGAAAGCTGATTGCCGAAGGTCGCGACTTTGAAATTGCCGCGGTCCTCAAATCGTCAATTCATGACGGAATGCAGGACTTCACGGAGGCGCTGTACCAGCTCGTTCAGCAGGAATACGTGGATGTCAAGTTGGCAATGGAAGTCGCCCCGAGCCCGGACGAGCTCAAGATGCGGCTCAAGGGCATCCGAACGGGCGCGGGCATGATTCTGGGATGA
- the tadA gene encoding Flp pilus assembly complex ATPase component TadA gives MPRIEILTETESQIVPFNGPTLRIGRDAGNDVVLNEKLASRQHCILEVEGGNFRIKDLKSSNGTWVGDNRIIEASVDFGDIIRIGKTRLRLLPDEVVGKKGRKVPTAVVVEDSPEELPSPAPGDNTVATTLAARALAAGPLSKQLAPMMLAVANVPRPPGSPDTAKDFRLLSRRGQELQVKSRSGDESVGESVEALRQLLFVAFRTRATDIHIEPKGATISVRFRIDGQMHTVGQMSSRMGVGVLNVIKVLCEADISKKQIVQEGNFSVDLASRRVDFRVNMTPTVHGQKLALRFLDKGTVPDHFSGLGMTERAVMEMERVTSQDSGMVILAGPTGSGKTTTLYTALKGINAETRNIITIEDPVEYELANTTQISIDPRHNLTFSSVLSSVLRQDPDVILVGEIRDQETAKMAMQAATTGHLVLTTIHARDTVGTIFRLLDLGVEPFLIASAVTMCISQRLVRTLCDNCKRPFKPDAAMIRAMKIEGRQYGHFYDAVGCKKCMNVGYRGRTALFEMLMFNPQLRDVILTRPTISDIRKAAGEWMFETLTECGFRYVMEGKTTFQEVDRVSGMA, from the coding sequence ATGCCACGAATTGAGATACTCACTGAAACCGAATCGCAGATAGTCCCGTTCAACGGGCCGACGCTCCGAATTGGCCGCGACGCCGGAAACGATGTCGTCCTCAACGAGAAGCTCGCATCGCGCCAGCACTGCATACTTGAGGTTGAAGGCGGCAACTTCCGCATCAAAGACCTGAAGAGCTCGAACGGAACCTGGGTCGGCGACAATCGGATCATCGAGGCCTCGGTTGATTTCGGCGATATCATCCGCATCGGCAAGACCCGCCTGCGCCTGCTTCCCGACGAAGTCGTCGGCAAAAAGGGCAGGAAGGTGCCCACGGCGGTGGTGGTCGAGGACTCGCCCGAGGAACTGCCTTCACCGGCCCCGGGGGACAATACCGTCGCCACCACACTCGCCGCACGGGCACTCGCGGCCGGCCCCCTATCAAAACAGCTTGCGCCCATGATGCTGGCCGTCGCGAATGTGCCGCGTCCGCCCGGATCGCCGGACACAGCCAAGGACTTCCGCCTTCTAAGCCGACGCGGCCAGGAATTACAGGTCAAGAGCCGGTCCGGCGATGAGAGCGTCGGCGAATCGGTCGAAGCGCTTCGGCAGTTGCTGTTTGTGGCATTTCGCACCCGGGCAACGGACATTCACATCGAGCCGAAAGGTGCCACGATCAGCGTGCGTTTCCGAATTGACGGTCAAATGCACACGGTCGGGCAGATGTCATCCCGGATGGGCGTCGGGGTGCTCAATGTCATCAAGGTGCTGTGCGAGGCTGACATCTCCAAAAAACAGATCGTGCAAGAAGGCAACTTTTCGGTGGATCTTGCGTCGCGCCGGGTCGATTTTCGCGTGAACATGACTCCGACGGTTCACGGGCAAAAACTTGCGCTTCGTTTCCTTGATAAGGGCACTGTTCCCGATCATTTCAGCGGTCTGGGCATGACAGAGCGGGCCGTGATGGAGATGGAGCGCGTCACGTCGCAGGACTCGGGCATGGTCATTCTCGCCGGTCCGACCGGCAGCGGGAAAACCACGACGCTGTATACGGCCCTCAAGGGCATTAACGCCGAGACGCGCAATATCATCACAATCGAGGACCCGGTCGAATACGAACTCGCGAATACGACGCAAATATCGATCGACCCACGTCACAACCTCACCTTCTCTTCGGTGCTCAGCTCAGTCCTGCGCCAGGACCCGGACGTCATTCTCGTCGGCGAAATTCGTGACCAGGAGACGGCCAAGATGGCGATGCAGGCCGCCACGACCGGTCATCTCGTCCTGACGACGATCCATGCCCGTGACACCGTGGGAACGATCTTTCGCCTGCTCGATCTGGGCGTCGAGCCGTTCCTGATCGCCAGCGCGGTCACGATGTGTATTTCACAGCGGCTGGTGCGGACCCTCTGCGACAACTGCAAGCGTCCCTTCAAGCCCGACGCGGCCATGATCCGCGCGATGAAAATCGAAGGCCGGCAGTATGGCCATTTCTACGACGCCGTGGGTTGCAAGAAGTGCATGAACGTCGGCTATCGCGGCCGGACGGCGCTTTTTGAAATGCTGATGTTCAATCCACAGCTCCGCGACGTGATTCTCACCAGACCGACCATTTCCGATATTCGCAAGGCCGCCGGAGAGTGGATGTTTGAAACGCTGACCGAGTGCGGATTTCGGTATGTGATGGAAGGTAAAACCACTTTTCAGGAGGTCGACCGGGTATCGGGAATGGCCTAG
- the tadA gene encoding Flp pilus assembly complex ATPase component TadA: protein MTDQFVPDRLVSPLLAALPTDEGGYFAIWKIIIYALCVVLWAHTAAWSDKDLRLLRVPLGFWVPAIFFSGVLGLVLWLVIPLYFVGILIFAVTFGPAAISYVVFRNRRVAPAKTVLTSAHIKRIASGRSKESTEEALSGKDRTRIKGPDGKQPAWPTDPTEHAAYQATQDLLFDSIWRRASDVLIDMIPNEPLKIMYKIDGVDRTRDPLDPETAPRVIGHLKRISGLNVEEHRRPQQGKFKATIGAGAGAERTVDVDVKTSGSTAGERMLLKMFSEEAKFRIPDLGFTKAQLPVFEEAIQQPKGVVIVSGPRGSGVTSSLYAILRSHDAFMQNIHSLELSKSMDLENITQHVYDSSDGTVSFGRRFRSILRTEPDIVMAGDTPDAETAALAAAAGRQGKKVYLGMNASDTFVALRRYLQSVNDNALAASSLIAITSQRLARVLCAQCRRAYKPDPNLLKKANLAENENRPFYKPPNPDEIEVDKQGNPILCPACQGSGYIGRTAIIELFVPDQEIRNMVAQGAPLPSIKAEARKRGMLYLQEVGLHKVYEGQTAIAEILRVTKEA from the coding sequence ATGACAGACCAATTTGTCCCTGACCGACTCGTTTCGCCCTTGCTCGCGGCGCTGCCGACCGACGAGGGGGGCTATTTCGCGATCTGGAAGATCATCATCTACGCGTTGTGCGTCGTCCTCTGGGCGCACACGGCGGCGTGGTCGGATAAAGACTTGCGCCTGCTCCGGGTCCCACTGGGGTTCTGGGTGCCAGCGATCTTTTTTTCGGGCGTGCTCGGCCTCGTGCTCTGGCTGGTCATTCCTCTTTACTTTGTCGGCATCCTGATCTTCGCCGTGACGTTCGGTCCGGCGGCTATTTCATATGTCGTGTTTCGGAATCGCCGCGTGGCTCCGGCCAAGACCGTTTTGACATCCGCGCACATCAAGCGAATCGCCTCGGGGCGATCGAAAGAGAGCACGGAGGAGGCCCTCAGCGGCAAAGACCGCACGCGCATCAAAGGACCGGACGGTAAGCAGCCGGCCTGGCCGACGGATCCGACTGAGCACGCGGCGTACCAGGCGACGCAGGACCTGCTGTTCGACTCAATCTGGCGGCGTGCGAGCGATGTGCTGATTGACATGATTCCCAACGAGCCGCTCAAGATCATGTACAAAATCGACGGAGTCGATCGCACGCGGGATCCGCTCGACCCGGAAACCGCGCCGCGCGTCATCGGCCATCTGAAGCGCATCTCGGGGCTCAATGTTGAGGAACATCGTCGCCCGCAACAGGGCAAGTTCAAGGCGACCATCGGCGCTGGAGCCGGCGCGGAGCGGACGGTGGATGTCGATGTGAAAACGTCGGGCAGCACCGCGGGCGAGCGAATGCTCCTCAAGATGTTCTCAGAGGAAGCGAAATTCCGGATTCCTGATCTGGGGTTCACCAAGGCGCAACTGCCCGTATTTGAGGAAGCGATTCAACAGCCCAAGGGTGTCGTCATCGTAAGCGGCCCCCGCGGCAGCGGTGTTACGAGCAGCCTTTACGCGATCCTCCGCTCGCACGACGCCTTCATGCAGAACATCCACTCGCTCGAATTGTCCAAATCAATGGACCTCGAGAACATCACTCAACACGTCTACGACAGCTCAGACGGCACGGTCAGCTTCGGTCGTCGATTCCGATCGATCCTTCGGACCGAGCCGGACATCGTCATGGCGGGCGACACTCCCGATGCGGAGACGGCGGCCCTTGCGGCGGCAGCAGGCCGCCAGGGCAAAAAAGTCTATCTGGGCATGAACGCGAGCGACACATTCGTGGCACTGCGGCGATACCTGCAAAGCGTCAACGACAACGCCCTCGCCGCATCAAGCCTCATCGCGATTACCAGCCAGCGTCTGGCGCGCGTACTCTGTGCGCAATGTCGACGCGCCTACAAGCCGGACCCGAACCTGCTGAAGAAGGCCAACCTGGCTGAGAATGAGAATCGCCCATTTTACAAGCCGCCCAATCCCGACGAGATCGAGGTCGATAAACAAGGTAATCCGATACTCTGTCCGGCCTGCCAGGGATCGGGATACATCGGACGGACGGCGATCATCGAGTTGTTCGTGCCGGATCAGGAAATCCGCAACATGGTTGCGCAAGGCGCGCCGCTGCCAAGCATCAAGGCGGAGGCTCGCAAACGCGGCATGCTTTACCTCCAGGAAGTCGGCTTGCACAAAGTGTATGAGGGCCAGACGGCGATTGCCGAAATCCTCCGCGTAACCAAGGAAGCCTGA
- a CDS encoding CvpA family protein: protein MLFSLVVFLMVVLVGAFWTYQGFFSALIMFFESVIACMLAFGFFEPVAGMADGSLGGPGIEQPVSFMVIFLAALGIMRTATDKLIHGTVTFPPAVDRAGAAVAGFFAGMIIIGSTLTAIQMFPIGSAMFGFERYSVDANGRTRKHSLGVVRPDEFVCWLVSALSNDRFGGDVRFSESKPNYIQSLYSSRAVPASEERIFVKPGDIKVNAMWQASEIDKPTHGVEDNTLVRNYASHGPEGANTTFLICNVSINKGASGEKSNGEIRFRVPQFRLVGPPRQDGVGGPPSVYMACGMTDLYTHRKLGPTAVTTDQRKRLCLFGPLTDFILGDKFTNVVSDGDSFKFDVAFEVPQDFQPWYLEFKRGGRFDLTGKKLLKEPPSYASRPLGQGGKQGKVKRQENKLVGAAPGGALHVADAIEERTGVSDDIPIPLEKNDPVIAKHLFQGKLGGDDCQFWYEPKPYVLEPSDRVEKFSVPEDKRMVQIGAEVLKQSNMYSRAIGFANRVTAQIQITDTEGNAYFAIGQYAAVEIEGTFKIEIQYYPNAEVPERCLKKPTKVTHSLMTKAGPENTRFGYLFLVPPGVKIVSFNAGSGKSQELDIEVPN, encoded by the coding sequence ATGCTTTTTTCTCTCGTCGTGTTTCTCATGGTCGTACTGGTTGGAGCCTTCTGGACCTATCAGGGCTTCTTCAGCGCGCTGATCATGTTCTTTGAGTCGGTGATTGCCTGCATGCTGGCTTTCGGCTTCTTCGAACCGGTCGCCGGAATGGCTGACGGTTCGCTCGGCGGCCCCGGAATCGAGCAGCCAGTCAGCTTCATGGTCATCTTCCTTGCCGCCCTGGGGATCATGCGCACAGCAACGGATAAATTGATTCACGGGACCGTCACGTTTCCTCCCGCCGTCGATCGCGCTGGCGCGGCTGTGGCAGGATTCTTCGCAGGGATGATCATCATCGGGAGCACATTGACAGCGATCCAGATGTTTCCGATCGGTTCCGCGATGTTCGGCTTTGAACGCTATTCGGTCGATGCCAATGGCCGCACGCGAAAACACAGTCTGGGTGTTGTTCGACCGGACGAATTTGTCTGCTGGCTGGTGTCGGCCTTGTCCAACGATCGTTTCGGGGGCGACGTGCGATTCTCGGAATCGAAGCCGAACTACATTCAGTCACTTTATTCGTCCCGCGCGGTTCCGGCGAGCGAAGAGCGCATCTTCGTCAAACCCGGCGACATCAAAGTCAATGCCATGTGGCAAGCAAGTGAGATCGACAAACCCACGCACGGAGTGGAAGACAACACGCTGGTCCGCAACTATGCGTCCCATGGCCCCGAGGGAGCCAACACGACCTTCCTCATCTGCAATGTGTCGATCAACAAAGGCGCTTCCGGCGAAAAGTCGAATGGGGAAATCCGATTCCGTGTTCCGCAATTCAGGCTGGTTGGCCCGCCGCGACAGGATGGCGTTGGCGGCCCGCCATCGGTCTACATGGCCTGCGGCATGACCGACCTTTATACGCACCGCAAGCTCGGACCGACGGCAGTGACGACGGATCAGCGAAAGCGGCTCTGCCTGTTTGGGCCGCTCACGGACTTCATCCTCGGAGACAAGTTCACGAACGTCGTGTCGGATGGCGACAGTTTCAAGTTTGATGTCGCGTTCGAAGTGCCTCAGGACTTCCAGCCGTGGTATCTGGAGTTCAAGCGCGGTGGTCGCTTCGATTTGACGGGCAAGAAGCTATTGAAGGAGCCGCCGTCGTATGCGTCACGTCCCCTTGGTCAGGGCGGCAAGCAGGGCAAAGTCAAGCGGCAGGAGAATAAGCTCGTTGGCGCAGCGCCCGGAGGAGCCCTTCACGTCGCCGATGCAATTGAAGAACGCACCGGGGTGTCGGATGACATTCCGATCCCCCTTGAAAAGAATGACCCTGTGATTGCAAAGCACCTGTTCCAGGGCAAGCTCGGTGGTGATGATTGTCAATTCTGGTACGAGCCAAAGCCGTATGTGCTGGAGCCGAGCGATCGGGTCGAGAAATTCTCTGTGCCCGAGGACAAGCGAATGGTCCAGATCGGTGCGGAAGTTCTCAAGCAGAGCAATATGTACTCCCGCGCCATCGGGTTCGCCAACCGCGTGACGGCGCAGATCCAGATCACGGACACGGAAGGCAACGCCTACTTCGCCATCGGGCAATATGCCGCCGTTGAAATCGAGGGCACCTTCAAGATCGAGATCCAGTACTACCCGAACGCCGAGGTTCCCGAACGCTGCCTGAAGAAGCCGACGAAGGTCACCCACAGCCTAATGACAAAGGCCGGCCCCGAGAACACGCGGTTCGGATACCTGTTCCTCGTTCCTCCAGGCGTGAAGATTGTCAGCTTCAATGCGGGCAGCGGGAAGTCGCAGGAACTGGACATCGAGGTACCGAACTAA